In a single window of the Elaeis guineensis isolate ETL-2024a chromosome 8, EG11, whole genome shotgun sequence genome:
- the LOC105050139 gene encoding eukaryotic translation initiation factor 4E-2, protein MKMEEEKNTEGGGMGKGAPAAAEAAAAAEAEAEVEEGEIVADPNPSDVEEGPQRLRQSHPLEHSWTFWFDNPSAKSKQAAWGSSIRPVHTFSTVEDFWGLYNNIHRPSKLAVGADFSCFKYKIEPKWEDPVCANGGKWTISCSRGKVDMWWLYTLLAMLGEQFDHGEEICGAVVNVRAKQEKISIWTKNGLNEAAQLSIGKQWKEILDYNETIGFILHDDAKKHDRFAKSRYQI, encoded by the exons atgaagatggaggaggagaagaacacGGAGGGCGGTGGAATGGGCAAGGGCGCTCCAGCGGCGGCGGAGGCtgcggcggcggcggaggcggAGGCGGAGGTGGAGGAAGGCGAGATCGTGGCGGATCCGAATCCCTCGGACGTGGAGGAGGGGCCGCAGCGGTTGCGGCAGAGCCATCCTCTGGAGCATTCGTGGACCTTCTGGTTCGACAACCCCTCCGCCAAATCCAAGCAGGCCGCTTGGGGCAGCTCCATCCGTCCCGTCCACACCTTCTCCACCGTTGAAGATTTCTGGGG TCTTTACAATAATATACATCGCCCAAGCAAATTGGCTGTTGGAGCGGACTTCTCTTGTTTCAAATACAAAATAGAGCCAAAATGGGAGGACCCAGTCTGTGCAAATGGGGGAAAATGGACCATAAGCTGCTCTAGGGGGAAGGTTGATATGTGGTGGTTATACACA TTGTTGGCTATGCTCGGCGAGCAGTTTGATCATGGTGAAGAAATATGTGGGGCAGTTGTCAATGTACGAGCAAAACAagagaagatttctatatggacaaAAAATGGTTTGAATGAAGCTGCTCAG TTGAGCATTGGGAAACAATGGAAGGAGATCCTAGATTACAATGAGACCATTGGTTTTATACTGCAC GATGATGCAAAGAAGCATGACAGATTTGCCAAGAGTCGATATCAAATATGA
- the LOC105050137 gene encoding LOW QUALITY PROTEIN: uncharacterized protein (The sequence of the model RefSeq protein was modified relative to this genomic sequence to represent the inferred CDS: inserted 3 bases in 2 codons), with product MPRKKSAKPLLLVGDRHREEDDETHGGCDDDDDDDEPPPSDPITCLSLLKHDCSKPVEKLSEAYGRWREERRTSAWRMERQLRARWTLDQLIDSELARFDAHFNRSMLPARPRDVGRLLLAPWKLPLENAALSWLGDWRPSAILSLIPVLAANSALLPLSPRALRALAEAARRIRVHEAVLEEEAAEYQTTCVLDLPFGRRRGTGGGGGXCESGCGGGEKDAEGCRAGAAAEVSGAGGGREGSARPDPGGGVLGGLRRDSGAGPPPGRPLEGPDRSGLHHPPCLNCRPLSRLSGLRTGSGFACSSGPFXFFLLFFQILVSFVAQVWRTRRISRNPSLDGYQDLGGGWSIGSVLVHFMSHILYYTICFSSCARNAWLPSFSSSRAYSNCILDHAVVLIL from the exons ATGCCAAGAAAGAAGTCAGCCAAGCCCCTGCTCCTCGt AGGAGACCGCCACCGCGAGGAAGACGACGAAACCCATGGAGGTTGCGACGACGATGACGACGATGACGAGCCACCCCCCTCCGATCCCATCACTTGCCTCAGCCTCCTCAAGCACGACTGTTCCAAGCCCG TGGAGAAGCTGTCGGAGGCGTACGGACGGTGGCGGGAGGAGAGGAGGACGAGCGCGTGGCGGATGGAGCGCCAGCTTCGCGCGCGGTGGACACTCGACCAACTGATCGACTCGGAGCTCGCCCGCTTCGACGCCCACTTCAACCGATCCATGCTCCCTGCCCGTCCCCGCGACGTCGGCCGCCTCCTCCTGGCCCCCTGGAAGCTCCCCTTGGAGAACGCCGCCCTCTCCTGGCTCGGCGATTGGCGCCCCTCCGCCATCCTCTCCCTCATCCCCGTCCTCGCCGCCAACTCCGCCCTCCTCCCCCTCTCCCCCCGCGCCCTCCGCGCCCTCGCCGAGGCCGCCCGCCGCATCCGCGTCCACGAGGCTGTCCTCGAAGAGGAGGCCGCCGAGTACCAGACCACCTGCGTCCTCGATCTCCCCTTCGGCCGCCGCCGCGGAACGGGCGGCGGCGGTG GCTGCGAGAGCGGCTGCGGCGGAGGTGAGAAAGATGCAGAGGGTTGTAGAGCGGGCGCAGCGGCTGAGGTTTCGGGCGCTGGAGGTGGCCGTGAAGGGAGTGCTCGACCGGACCCAGGCGGCGGAGTTCTTGGTGGCCTTCGCCGGGATTCAGGAGCTGGTCCACCGCCAGGCCGCCCGCTGGAGGGCCCGGACCGGTCCGGTCTCCATCACCCTCCATGCCTTAACTGCCGCCCGCTGAGCCGCCTCTCCGGACTCCGGACCGGGTCCGGCTTCGCATGTTCTTCTGGTCCTTt gttctttcttctcttcttccaaATTCTGGTCTCGTTTGTAGCACAGG TATGGCGAACGAGACGTATATCGAGGAATCCTTCCTTAGATGGATACCAAGATCTTGGAGGTGGTTGGTCCATTGGATCAGTCCTCGTCCATTTCATGTCGCATATTCTCTATTACACTATTTGCTTCAGTTCTTGTGCACGTAACGCTTGGCTTCCTTCTTTTTCTAGTAGTCGCGCATATTCAAATTGTATTTTGGACCATGCAGTAGTTTTAATATTATGA